One Manduca sexta isolate Smith_Timp_Sample1 chromosome 26, JHU_Msex_v1.0, whole genome shotgun sequence genomic region harbors:
- the LOC115450418 gene encoding silk gland factor 3, whose protein sequence is MAATTYMPAEMDLGNIGGYAASPRSAEPADMKYQHPLHSGGSPSPGAPVLGNPWTSLPTADPWAMHQHHAHQPDVKPPSAPHDHRHLQHAAHAAHGWHAPVVSPHYGAASPVPLHGGYPMPVHQHHMLRDIQPSPHPLHHHALERDQPEEDTPTSDDLEAFAKQFKQRRIKLGFTQADVGLALGTLYGNVFSQTTICRFEALQLSFKNMCKLKPLLQKWLEEADSTTGSPTSIDKIAAQGRKRKKRTSIEVSVKGALEQHFHKQPKPSAQEITSLADSLQLEKEVVRVWFCNRRQKEKRMTPPNTLGGEMMESMGHAHYGHGDVHGSPLQHSHSHSPPGLSPQHALPQGAHTLAAH, encoded by the coding sequence ATGGCGGCGACCACGTACATGCCCGCCGAGATGGATCTCGGCAACATTGGCGGGTACGCTGCGTCGCCGCGCAGCGCCGAGCCGGCGGACATGAAGTACCAGCACCCGCTGCACTCGGGCGGCTCGCCGTCGCCCGGCGCGCCGGTGCTCGGCAACCCATGGACGTCGCTGCCGACGGCGGACCCCTGGGCGATGCACCAGCACCACGCACACCAGCCGGATGTGAAGCCACCGTCCGCGCCACACGATCACCGCCACCTGCAGCACGCTGCGCACGCCGCTCACGGCTGGCACGCGCCCGTCGTTAGCCCGCACTATGGTGCCGCTTCGCCGGTGCCGCTGCACGGTGGATACCCGATGCCCGTGCACCAGCACCACATGCTGCGCGACATTCAGCCGTCACCGCACCCGCTACATCACCACGCGCTAGAGCGCGATCAGCCTGAGGAGGACACGCCCACCAGCGACGACCTCGAGGCCTTCGCCAAACAGTTCAAACAGAGACGCATCAAATTGGGCTTCACGCAGGCAGACGTGGGCCTTGCACTTGGCACGCTCTACGGCAATGTGTTCTCACAGACAACCATTTGTCGATTCGAGGCGTTGCAGCTCAGTTTCAAAAATATGTGTAAACTCAAGCCGCTATTGCAAAAGTGGCTCGAAGAGGCAGACTCGACAACGGGCAGTCCGACGAGTATTGACAAAATCGCCGCGCAAGGGCGCAAGAGGAAGAAGCGCACCTCCATAGAAGTGTCAGTGAAAGGCGCTCTCGAACAGCACTTCCACAAACAGCCGAAGCCCTCGGCGCAGGAGATCACCTCGTTGGCGGACAGCCTGCAGCTGGAGAAGGAGGTGGTGCGCGTGTGGTTCTGCAACCGACGACAGAAGGAGAAGCGCATGACGCCGCCCAACACGCTCGGAGGCGAGATGATGGAGAGCATGGGGCACGCGCACTACGGGCACGGCGACGTGCACGGCTCGCCGCTGCAGCACTCGCACTCGCACTCGCCGCCGGGCCTGTCGCCGCAGCACGCGCTGCCGCAGGGCGCGCACACGCTCGCGGCGCACTAA